From a region of the Zingiber officinale cultivar Zhangliang chromosome 4B, Zo_v1.1, whole genome shotgun sequence genome:
- the LOC121977371 gene encoding LOB domain-containing protein 12-like encodes MAGHGRSPCASCKLLRRRCSKDCIFAPHFPPDQPHRFSIVHKVFGASNVNKMLQELPVHHRADAVSSLVYEASVRMKDPVYGCAGTISYLHNQVSQLQMQLAVAQAEILCIKMQQESSSSLLISSRHDAHENKGFVFQQSSFDSPREFINYSSSCNHVAQEPLKRESPWP; translated from the exons ATGGCTGGGCATGGAAGGTCACCTTGCGCTTCCTGCAAATTGCTGCGCCGGCGATGCTCCAAAGATTGCATCTTTGCCCCCCACTTCCCTCCCGATCAACCCCACAGGTTCTCCATCGTGCACAAGGTGTTCGGTGCCAGTAATGTCAACAAGATGCTACAG GAGCTCCCAGTTCATCACAGGGCAGATGCAGTGAGTAGCTTAGTCTACGAAGCGAGCGTGAGAATGAAAGACCCGGTTTACGGGTGCGCCGGTACCATTTCTTACCTTCACAATCAAGTGTCTCAACTACAGATGCAGCTTGCAGTGGCGCAAGCAGAGATTTTGTGCATCAAAATGCAGCAAGAATCCTCCTCTTCTCTACTGATTAGCAGCCGACATGACGCTCATGAAAACAAGGGCTTTGTTTTTCAACAAAGTAGCTTCGATTCTCCTCGTGAGTTCATCAACTACTCTTCCTCCTGCAATCATGTAGCTCAGGAACCACTCAAGAGAGAGTCTCCCTGGCCGTAA